From a single Daphnia pulex isolate KAP4 chromosome 2, ASM2113471v1 genomic region:
- the LOC124205004 gene encoding dual specificity protein phosphatase 10-like — translation MLPEPTTRLERSHLRLTFNRSLSEPGGSNANNQELNDQRHHQQPKRLYMQLQHHHNQVHLHQHNGKAGNSLGSSSQSSVSSCSTSSSICSIDKDELLDDHQPPMVGHLQQSPAKRCCLGLPLSVSLPSSPSSDSSSLQRSMMAKRTRIYTADQLAIPPTNGQQQPVVIVDCRPFMAYNASHIRGAINVNCSDRWNRKRLQTGRVSLADLATSPEGKELLRRRSVKEVIVYDDGAVDCERLPPSSTLYIVLSALLDDHKEPLLLAGGHSEFQRRYPHLCESQQSSSNTSGVSGSLISSSIHVVNSSSPDVDSHPTTQILPFLYLGNGRDACDLAKLDRLGISRVLNVTADLPCDEHIISRGIIFKQLPAADSGQQNLRQYFDDAYQFIDEARCGSGSVLIHCHAGISRSPTIAIAYLMRHAQLSLVEAYTMVKQRRPIISPNLNFMGQLLEFEQGLGRRSDHHPVSSADDADAQEPTDVTTAITSSTSSANGDMSPVTSCRHLRHLPPSRWSARDQSPSEMESSCRV, via the exons ATGTTGCCAGAACCAACGACGCGGTTAGAGAGGAGCCACTTGAGGTTGACATTCAACAGGAGTCTGAGCGAGCCAGGAGGCAGCAATGCCAACAATCAGGAGCTGAATGATCAACGTCACCACCAGCAGCCAAAGAGACTCTACATGCAGTTGCAACATCATCACAACCAGGTGCATTTGCATCAGCACAATGGCAAGGCCGGCAATTCGTTGGGTTCCAGTTCCCAGTCGTCGGTGTCGTCGTGCAGCACTTCGTCCTCGATTTGTTCGATTGACAAGGACGAACTGCTGGACGACCATCAACCACCAATGGTTGGCCACTTGCAACAGTCACCGGCCAAACGATGCTGTCTGGGTCTACCGTTGTCCGTCAGCTTGCCGTCGAGTCCCAGCTCGGATAGTTCGTCCTTGCAGAGGTCCATGATGGCCAAACGGACTCGAATCTACACGGCCGACCAGTTGGCCATCCCGCCGAcaaacggccagcagcagccggtggTGATTGTCGATTGTCGTCCGTTCATGGCCTACAATGCGTCTCACATTCGCGGTGCCATCAACGTCAACTGCTCGGACCGTTGGAACCGCAAGCGATTGCAAACGGGCCGGGTGTCGTTGGCCGATTTGGCCACCAGCCCCGAAGGCAAAGAATTACTCCGCCGGCGGAGCGTCAAGGAAGTTATCGTCTACGACGACGGAGCCGTCGATTGCGAACGTCTTCCGCCTTCCAGCACCCTCTACATCGTCCTGTCCGCTTTGTTGGACGACCACAAGGAACCATTACTCTTGGCCG GTGGACATTCAGAATTCCAGCGACGTTATCCGCATCTTTGCGAGAGTCAACAAAGTAGCAGCAACACTTCCGGCGTTAGTGGATCtctgatttcttcttcaattcacGTCGTCAATTCATCGTCGCCGGATGTGGATTCTCATCCGACCACCCAAATTCTGCCCTTCCTGTACTTGGGCAATGGGCGTGACGCTTGCGATTTGGCTAAACTCGACCGGCTGGGCATTTCACGGGTCCTCAACGTGACGGCCGATCTCCCCTGCGACGAGCACATCATCTCCCGCGGAATCATCTTCAAACAATTGCCGGCAGCCGATTCCGGCCAGCAGAATCTCCGCCAATATTTCGACGACGCCTATCAATTCATcg ATGAAGCTCGTTGCGGTAGCGGTTCGGTTCTGATCCATTGTCACGCGGGCATTTCGCGTTCGCCAACCATCGCCATCGCTTACCTGATGCGTCACGCCCAGTTGAGTTTGGTCGAGGCTTACACGATGGTCAAGCAGCGCCGTCCCATCATTTCGCCCAATCTCAATTTTATGGGTCAATTGCTGGAATTCGAACAAGGACTCGGGCGACGATCCGATCATCATCCGGTTTCTTCCGCCGACGACGCCGATGCACAAGAGCCAACGGATGTGACGACGGCCATCACTAGTAGTACGTCGTCGGCCAATGGCGACATGAGTCCAGTCACTTCTTGCCGTCACTTGCGTCATTTACCGCCTTCACGCTGGTCCGCCCGCGACCAATCTCCATCGGAAATGGAATCCAGCTGTCGcgtttga
- the LOC124205132 gene encoding transforming growth factor-beta-induced protein ig-h3-like, with amino-acid sequence MNGFLLATFLLLAVGSTLGSNSNQYSSASYTGCRDTIPSVLKKNGLTKLAALVTEAGLVDTLSGPGPFTLFAPTDEAFASIDPNTLKIILEDVNLLKDILTYHVVAFEIPPSFLSATQQVYQLPTVQGSAPVRINVYRENGAITFDPVKTVTVNGALVLRKLKACNGYVYVIDKVLNPKDLMPENDQVAIFQRYGLTTIKKIFDVLGAVPSVNIFYRPETIFAPTDAAFTALPPGLLDSLLADKKKLYKFINNQIVSGYHYSRGLETGPILAAFGVVVDVQVSPGKITYGGANVVIPDITNVQGVIHVVDAVLLTDEDYPADKKYSY; translated from the exons ATGAACGGCTTTTTACTTGCTACTTTTCTGCTCCTGGCTGTTGGCTCCACTTTAGGATCCAATTCCAATCAATACTCGTCCGCCTCCTACacg gGTTGCCGTGACACTATTCCATccgttttgaagaaaaatggacTGACGAAGTTGGCGGCTCTGGTGACAGAAGCCGGCCTTGTAGACACACTTTCCGGCCCAG GGCCCTTCACTTTATTCGCACCGACTGACGAGGCTTTCGCTTCTATCGATCCCAACACTCTGAAAATCATTTTGGAAGATGTCAACTTGTTGAAGGATATTCTTACCTATCACGTTGTTGCCTTTGAGATCCCACCCTCATTCCTGTCTGCCACCCAGCAGGTGTACCAACTCCCCACCGTCCAAGGATCGGCTCCCGTTCGGATCAACGTCTATCGGGAAAATGGAGCCATCACCTTTGATCCCGTCAAG ACTGTGACCGTCAACGGAGCGCTCGTATTGAGAAAATTGAAAGCGTGCAACGGGTACGTCTACGTGATCGATAAAGTTCTCAATCCCAAAGATTTGATGCCGGAAAATGACCAGGTGGCAATTTTTCAACGATATGGTTTGACAACgatcaaaaagatttttgacgTCCTGGGTGCTGTACCATCGGTCAACATTTTTT accgCCCGGAAACGATTTTTGCTCCTACCGATGCCGCGTTCACCGCCCTGCCACCGGGACTGCTCGACTCGTTGTTGGCTGACAAGAAGAAATTGTACAAATTTATTAACAATCAAATCGTTTCCGGGTATCATTACAGCCGAGGACTCGAGACTGGTCCCATCCTCGCCGCTTTTGGAGTAGTCGTCGACGTCCAAGTATCTCCCG GGAAAATCACGTACGGTGGTGCCAATGTCGTTATTCCCGACATAACGAATGTTCAAGGTGTGATTCACGTCGTTGATGCGGTACTTCTAACCGATGAGGACTATCCTGCCGATAAGAAATACTCTTATTAA
- the LOC124205125 gene encoding transforming growth factor-beta-induced protein ig-h3-like yields the protein MNTFLLVVAVVVLAAGSTLGSTQYSSSYTGNTCRDNIPAILKKNGLTQLLDLVTKAGLADTLSDPGPFTVFAPTDEAFASLDPKTLKIISEDVNLLKDILAYHVVDFEISPTFLSTIEQVYQLPTLQGSAPVRINVYREKGAINFDPVKTVTVNGALVLKSLTACNGFVYVIDKVLNPKDLMPENDELEIFRRYGLTTMKRIFDAAGFTPVNIFYRPETIFAPTDAAFAALPPGLLDELLADKKRLYTFVKTLILSGSQYSRGLECGPVLTTSGFTVEVKVTPGGFTFGGANVIIPDITNVQGVIHITDAVVLPDTEYPAVNKKYSY from the exons ATGAATACCTTTCtacttgttgttgctgttgtagtTCTGGCTGCTGGTTCCACTTTGGGATCCACTCAATACTCTTCGTCCTAcacg GGGAACACTTGTCGTGACAATATTCCAGccattttgaagaaaaatggacTGACACAGTTGCTGGATCTGGTGACCAAAGCTGGCCTTGCAGACACACTTTCCGACCCAG GGCCATTCACCGTATTTGCTCCGACTGACGAGGCATTCGCTTCCCTCGACCCGAAAACTCTGAAAATCATTTCGGAAGATGTGAATTTGTTGAAGGATATTCTTGCCTATCACGTTGTTGACTTCGAGATCTCACCCACTTTCCTGTCGACAATTGAGCAGGTGTACCAACTCCCCACCCTCCAAGGATCAGCTCCAGTTCGGATCAACGTCTACCGTGAAAAGGGAGCCATCAACTTTGATCCCGTTAAG ACTGTGACCGTCAACGGAGCGCTCGTATTAAAATCATTGACGGCCTGCAACGGGTTCGTCTACGTGATCGATAAAGTTCTCAATCCCAAAGATTTGATGCCGGAAAACGACGAGCTGGAAATTTTCAGACGCTACGGTTTGACAACGATGAAAAGGATTTTTGACGCTGCTGGTTTCACACCAGTCAACATCTTTT accGTCCTGAAACGATTTTTGCTCCGACCGATGCCGCGTTCGCCGCTTTGCCACCGGGACTACTCGACGAATTATTGGCCGACAAGAAGAGGCTGTACACATTTGTCAAAACTCTCATCCTTTCCGGAAGTCAATACAGCCGAGGACTGGAGTGTGGGCCCGTTCTCACCACTTCTGGATTCACTGTCGAAGTGAAAGTAACTCCCG GTGGGTTCACGTTCGGTGGTGCCAATGTCATTATTCCCGACATAACAAATGTCCAAGGTGTGATACACATTACTGATGCCGTTGTTTTGCCAGACACGGAATATCCTGCtgtcaacaagaaatattcttattaa
- the LOC124205198 gene encoding IDLSRF-like peptide encodes MAASPMITSESTSSSSLRNRQHFLGLRLSVAAVLVMTTLLMAGSGDAIDLMKLLDQKQRSFKRAGEPCHPYEPFKCPGDGACISIQYLCDGAADCPDGYDEDLRLCTAAKRPPVEETASFLQALISSHGPDFLEKLFGAKARNALEPLGGVERVAIALSESQTIGDFGSALRLMRSDLEHLRSIFAGIQSGDMTALASLGIKDAELGDVKFFLEKLIKTGFLD; translated from the exons ATGGCTGCCAGTCCTATGATTACAAGCGaatcgacttcttcttcttcgttgagGAATCGACAACATTTCCTGGGACTTCGGCTGTCGGTCGCCGCCGTCCTGGTGATGACCACCTTGCTGATGGCCGGCTCCGGTGACGCTATCGACCTCATGAAATTGCTCGATCAGAAACAGCGCAGCTTTAAACGAGCCG GTGAGCCGTGCCATCCGTACGAGCCGTTCAAATGCCCAGGCGACGGCGCTTGTATTTCCATCCAATATCTTTGCGACGGCGCTGCCGACTGTCCCGACGG ATACGACGAAGATCTACGCCTCTGCACTGCAG ccaaacgaCCTCCCGTGGAAGAGACGGCCAGTTTCCTGCAGGCTTTAATCAGTAGCCATGGACCGGATTTCCTCGAGAAACTTTTCGGCGCTAAAGCCCGCAACGCCCTAGAGCCGCTGGGAGGCGTCGAGCGCGTCGCCATCGCCCTATcag agTCGCAAACGATTGGCGATTTCGGCAGCGCCCTGCGTCTGATGCGCTCCGATCTGGAACATCTGCGATCCATTTTCGCGGGAATTCAAAGTGGCGACATGACAGCGCTGGCCTCGTTAGGCATCAAAGACGCTGAATTGGGTGACGTCAAATTCTTTCTCGAGAAACTCATCAAAACTGGATTTCTCGACTAA
- the LOC124205151 gene encoding transforming growth factor-beta-induced protein ig-h3-like produces the protein MKAFLLIVNTFLLSLAVIVNTLESNRHHSSSFTNYDCGDTIPAVILRENGLTKLADLLLTSEDGLVETLSGPGPFTLFAPTDEAFASMSLYNFDAAEDVNLLKDILTYHVAPLEITSAFLSAIQQVYQLPTLQGSAPVRINVYRENERAITLFDPVKTVTINGALALKSLQACNGLIYMIDKVLNPADLMPENDELEIFDRYGLTTVKRILDVLGAVQSVNIFFGPKTLFAPTDAAFAALPPGFLDELLADKKKLLTFINTHVVSGYHYSRGLETGPILSFGAVVDVQVSHGKITYGGANILIPDITNVQGVIHVIDACVLPDLE, from the exons ATGAAGGCCTTTTTACTTATTGTTAATACGTTTCTATTATCGCTGGCTGTTATTGTCAACACTTTGGAGTCCAATCGACATCACTCCTCGTCCTTCACG AATTACGATTGCGGTGACACTATTCCAGCAGTAATATTGAGGGAAAATGGACTGACGAAATTGGCGGATCTGCTGTTGACATCAGAAGATGGCCTTGTAGAAACACTTTCCGGACCAG GGCCGTTTACTTTATTCGCTCCGACTGACGAGGCTTTCGCTTCAATGAGCCTGTACAATTTTGATGCTGCGGAAGATGTCAACTTGTTGAAGGATATTCTTACCTATCACGTTGCTCCCTTGGAGATCACATCCGCTTTTCTGTCTGCCATCCAGCAGGTGTACCAACTCCCCACCCTCCAAGGATCGGCTCCCGTTCGGATCAACGTCTATCGGGAAAATGAACGAGCCATCACTTTATTCGATCCCGTCAAG ACTGTGACCATCAACGGAGCTCTGGCATTGAAATCATTGCAAGCTTGCAACGGGTTAATTTACATGATCGACAAGGTTCTCAATCCCGCAGATTTGATGCCGGAAAACGACGAGCTGGAAATTTTCGATCGATACGGTTTGACGACGGTCAAAAGGATTTTGGACGTCCTCGGTGCTGTACAATCGGTTAACATCTTTT TCGGTCCGAAAACGTTGTTTGCTCCTACCGACGCCGCATTCGCAGCCCTGCCACCGGGATTCCTCGACGAATTATTGGCTGATAAGAAGAAACTGTTGACATTTATCAACACTCACGTCGTCTCCGGGTATCATTACAGCCGAGGACTCGAGACTGGTCCCATCCTCTCTTTTGGAGCAGTCGTCGACGTGCAAGTATCTCACG GGAAAATTACGTACGGTGGTGCCAATATCCTTATTCCCGACATAACAAATGTTCAAGGTGTCATTCACGTCATTGACGCCTGTGTTTTGCCAGATTTGGAATAA
- the LOC124205143 gene encoding transforming growth factor-beta-induced protein ig-h3-like: MNTFLLAVAVVVLAAGSTSGSTQYSSSYTGNTCRDNIPAILKKNGLTQLLDLVTKAGLADTLSGPGPFTVFAPTDEAFAYIDPKTLKIILEDVNLLKDILSYHVVAFEIPPSFLSAIQLVYLLPTVQGSAPVRINVYREKGAITFDPVKTVTVNGALVLRKLKACNGYVYVIDKVLNPKDLMPENDELEIFRQYGLTTVKKIFDIVGFTPVNIFYRPETIFAPTDAAFAALPAGVLDELLADKKRLYTFINTHILSGNQYSRGLECGPVLATSGFTVEVKVTPGGVTYGGANVVIADITNVQGVIHIIDAVILPDLEYPADKKYSY; the protein is encoded by the exons ATGAATACCTTTCtacttgctgttgctgttgtagtTCTGGCTGCTGGTTCCACTTCGGGATCCACTCAATACTCTTCGTCCTACacg GGGAACACTTGCCGTGACAATATTCCAGccattttgaagaaaaatggattgACACAGTTACTGGATCTGGTGACCAAAGCTGGCCTTGCAGACACACTTTCCGGCCCAG GACCATTCACGGTATTTGCTCCGACTGACGAGGCTTTCGCTTATATCGACCCGAAAACTCTGAAAATCATTTTGGAAGATGTCAACTTGTTGAAGGATATTCTTTCCTATCACGTTGTTGCCTTTGAGATCCCACCCAGTTTCCTGTCTGCCATCCAGCTGGTTTACTTACTCCCCACTGTCCAAGGATCGGCTCCCGTTCGGATCAACGTCTACCGTGAAAAGGGAGCCATTACGTTCGATCCCGTCAAg ACTGTGACCGTCAACGGAGCGCTCGTATTGAGAAAATTGAAAGCGTGCAACGGGTACGTCTACGTGATCGATAAGGTTCTCAATCCTAAAGATTTGATGCCGGAAAATGACGAGCTGGAAATTTTCAGACAGTACGGTTTGACAACtgtcaaaaagattttcgacATTGTCGGTTTTACACCAGTCAACATCTTTT accgCCCGGAAACGATTTTTGCTCCGACCGATGCCGCGTTCGCCGCCCTGCCTGCGGGAGTTCTCGACGAATTATTGGCCGACAAGAAGAGACTGTACACATTTATCAACACTCACATCCTTTCGGGAAATCAATACAGCCGAGGACTGGAGTGTGGGCCCGTTCTCGCCACTTCTGGATTCACTGTTGAAGTGAAAGTAACTCCCG GTGGTGTCACGTACGGTGGTGCCAATGTCGTTATTGCCGACATAACAAACGTGCAAGGTGTGATTCACATTATTGATGCCGTTATTCTGCCAGACCTGGAATATCCTGCCGACAAGAAATattcttattaa